TATATTCATCCGTTGTCTGTCCATCTCCTATCGCCCCCATGTCAACTGCTAGATATTCCACTGTTTCTGGAGGAATATTTGAGTTTCCCCCATAGCCTATTTCTTCATTGTTAGATATTAAAAAATGCGTCGTATATGGTAACTCTATCTTTCCAAGAGACAGACTCTTTATGAGCTCAAGTAGAATGCCGACACTTGCCTTATCATCAAGATGCCGCGACTTAATAAAGCCATTGTCTAGCACTTGAACGCGAGGATCAAAGGAAATAAAGTCCCCCACTTCGATGCCTAATTCCTTTACCTCTTCAGCAGAAGTGACTTTTTCATCAATTCTTACTTCAATATTTTCTGTGTTTCGTTCAGCCTTTCCAGCATCTTTATAGACATGTACTGACGTTTGATGCATGAGAATCGTACCGTTAAATACTTTACCATTCGAAGAAGTATGGATGGTGCAGTATTCCCCTTCAATCGCATTTAATCGGAAGCCTCCGATAGGCGTTAATTTAAGACGACCGCTCGGCTTAATTTCCTTTACCATCGCACCTAGTGTATCCACGTGAGCCGTAAGCATCCGATGTTTCTTATCATCCTTTCCAGGGAGTGTCGCTATAAGCGCCCCTTTATGATTTCGTTTCACATTTATATCGAATTGAGACAAATATTTTTCAACAAATGCGATAACCTCCTTCGTATTTCCTGATGGACTTGGAATTTTAACTAACTTTTCAATGACATTCACTATTTCATCAACAGACGGTACACCCAATCCTCTCAACTCCTGATTAATTATTTACCTCAAGTGTATCAAACTACTATATGACCTACCACTGAACAGTACTCAGGCGGAAAGGGACATTTATCTTTACACTTCCCTTTCAGGCATGAGTACTATGTTAAGACTGTAAAAAGCTTATTCAGCTCTTAAGCAATCTGCAAATTCAAAAGAGGATATTCCTTCAAAAAGGCGACATTGTGTTAGTATTTTACATATAGCATTGGTAACAAAAAAAGGATGTGAATGATGTATGAGAAAAATTTTTGACTCCCACCTTCATATCATTGACCCACGATTTCCGTTAATAAAAAATCAAGATTTTCTTCCTGAGCCTTTTACTTGTCAGGATTATAAGGAGAGAGTTGATGATTTGCAAATTGTTGGCGGAGCCGTTGTCTCAGGGTCTTTTCAAGGTTTTGACCAAACCTATCTCATTGATGCCCTACAGGCATTAGGAAAAAATTTCGTTGGGGTAACGCAATTACCTTATGGCATCTCAGATGAAGACATTCTAGAACTCAATAATGCTGGTGTTAGAGCCCTACGGTTTAATGTTCAACGAAGTGGAAACGACGTCCTATCTAAATTAAATGATGTGGCAAAGAGGGTATATGAATTAGCCGGCTGGCATGTAGAATTATATATTGATTCTAACTATTTGCCGGAAATAGTCACCACTTTAGAAAGTCTCCCGGCCGTTTCAATCGATCACTTAGGTTTATCTAAAGAAGGTCTTAAACACCTTTTCTACTTGGTAGATAAAGGGGTAAGAGTTAAGGCAACAGGTTTTGGTAGAGGGAACCTTGATATTGAGAAGACATTAAAATCCATTTATGCTATCAACCCTGCTGCTCTTATGTTTGGTACTGATTTACCATCCACAAGAGCTAAACGACCATATGATCATTCTGATATTGAATTAGTTTACAACGCTTTATCAACCTCACAAGCTGAGAACGTTTTATATAAAAATGCATT
The Salipaludibacillus sp. LMS25 DNA segment above includes these coding regions:
- a CDS encoding M42 family metallopeptidase, whose amino-acid sequence is MGVPSVDEIVNVIEKLVKIPSPSGNTKEVIAFVEKYLSQFDINVKRNHKGALIATLPGKDDKKHRMLTAHVDTLGAMVKEIKPSGRLKLTPIGGFRLNAIEGEYCTIHTSSNGKVFNGTILMHQTSVHVYKDAGKAERNTENIEVRIDEKVTSAEEVKELGIEVGDFISFDPRVQVLDNGFIKSRHLDDKASVGILLELIKSLSLGKIELPYTTHFLISNNEEIGYGGNSNIPPETVEYLAVDMGAIGDGQTTDEYTVSICVKDASGPYHLGLRQHLVQLAKANNVTYKLDIYPYYNSDASAAIRAGHDIIHGLVGPGIDSSHAYERTHTSSIKETSTLLWHYIQSPMVE
- a CDS encoding amidohydrolase, with the protein product MRKIFDSHLHIIDPRFPLIKNQDFLPEPFTCQDYKERVDDLQIVGGAVVSGSFQGFDQTYLIDALQALGKNFVGVTQLPYGISDEDILELNNAGVRALRFNVQRSGNDVLSKLNDVAKRVYELAGWHVELYIDSNYLPEIVTTLESLPAVSIDHLGLSKEGLKHLFYLVDKGVRVKATGFGRGNLDIEKTLKSIYAINPAALMFGTDLPSTRAKRPYDHSDIELVYNALSTSQAENVLYKNALDWYLTKR